In Malus sylvestris chromosome 15, drMalSylv7.2, whole genome shotgun sequence, a single genomic region encodes these proteins:
- the LOC126603787 gene encoding exocyst complex component SEC3A, which produces MAKSSADDQELRRACEAAIESTKQSVVVSIRVAKSRGIWGKTHKLGRDMAKPRVLALSVKTKGQRTQAFLRVLKYSTGGVLEPAKLYKLKHLSKVEVLTNDPSGCTFTLGFDNLRSQSVAPPQWTMRNIDDRNRLLLCILNICKDALGHLPKVVGIDVVEMALWAKENTPAVTSQGKEQVGPAASTVTESDLKVTVEKELVSQAEEEDMEALLGTYVMGIGEAEAFSERLKRELLALEAANVHAILESEPLIDEVLQGLEAATNCVDDMDEWLGIFNVKLRHMREDIESIETRNNKLEMQSVNNRALIYELDKLLLGLRVPSQYAACLTGGSFDEARMLQNIEACEWLAGALRSLEVPNLDPIYANMRAVKEKRAELEKLKSTFVRRASEFLRNYFASLVDFMISDKSYFSQRGQLKRPDHADLRYKCRTYARLLQHLKSLDNNCMGTLRKAYCSSLNLLLRREAREFANELRASTKAARNPTVWLEGSGQNANAADTSTVSEAYSKMLTIFIPLLVDESSFFAHFMCFEVPALVPPGGTANGDKYDDTNDDDLGIMDIDDNDSKAGKSSGELAALNESLQDLLDGIQEDFYAVVDWAYKIDPLRCISMHGITERYLSGQKADAAGFVRLLLGDLESRVSMQFSRFVDEACHQIERNERNVRQVGVLSYIPRFATLATRMEQYIQGQSRDLVDQAYTKFVSIMFATLEKIAQTEPKYSDLFLLENYAAFQNSLYDLANVVPTLAKFYHQASEAYEQACTRHISMIIYNQFERLFQFARRIEDLMYTIAPEEIPFQLGLSKMDLRKVIKSSLSGLDKSIAGMYKKLQKNMTSEELLPSLWDKCKKEFLDKYEGFAQLVAKIYPTETILSVTEMRDLLASM; this is translated from the exons ATGGCGAAATCGAGCGCAGACGACCAGGAGCTGCGGCGGGCCTGCGAGGCCGCCATCGAAAGCACCAAGCAGAGCGTCGTTGTGTCCATCCGCGTGGCCAAGAGCCGTGGGATCTGGGGCAAGACCCACAAGCTCGGCCGCGACATGGCCAAACCTAGGGTTCTCGCACTTTCCG TAAAAACCAAAGGCCAGAGGACTCAAGCCTTTCTCCGAGTCTTAAAATATTCTACTGGAGGAGTCCTTGAG CCTGCAAAGTTATACAAATTAAAGCATCTTTCAAAGGTGGAGGTTTTAACAAACGACCCTAGTGGGTGTACTTTTACTCTG GGTTTTGATAATCTTAGGAGTCAAAGTGTTGCTCCTCCTCAATGGACCATGCGAAATATTGATGACAG GAACCGGCTTTTACTTTGTATTTTAAACATATGTAAAGATGCACTGGGTCATCTTCCTAAAGTTGTTGGTATAGATGTGGTGGAGATGGCTCTTTGGGCTAAG GAAAATACACCGGCAGTCACTAGTCAAGGAAAGGAGCAAGTGGGACCTGCTGCATCAACAGTAACTGAAAGTGACTTGAAAGTAACTGTTGAAAAAGAACTTGTCTCCCAAGCTGAGGAAGAGGACATGGAGGCACTTTTGGGAAC TTATGTCATGGGTATTGGTGAAGCAGAAGCATTTTCTGAAAGGTTGAAGAGGGAGCTTCTGGCTTTGGAAGCAGCAAATGTGCATGCCATTTTGGAAAGTGAACCTTTGATAGACGAG GTATTGCAAGGGCTTGAGGCAGCAACGAATTGTGTCGATGACATGGACGAATGGTTAGGAATCTTTAATGTGAAACTCAGACACATGAGAGAAGACATTGAATCG ATAGAAACCCGCAATAACAAGTTGGAGATGCAATCTGTAAATAATAGGGCACTCATTTATGAACTCGATAAGCTCCTTCTAGGTTTGCGTGTTCCTTCTCAG TATGCAGCATGCTTGACAGGAGGTTCATTCGATGAAGCACGTATGCTTCAAAACATAGAAGCATGTGAGTGGTTGGCTGGTGCTTTACGCAGTCTTGAAGTACCTAACTTGGATCCCATCTATGCAAATATGCGGGCT GTTAAAGAGAAGCGAGCAGAActtgaaaaattgaaatctaCATTTGTCAGAAGAGCTTCTGAGTTCTTGCGAAATTACTTTGCTAGTTTGGTGGATTTTATGATAAGCGACAAGAGCTACTTTTCTCAG CGGGGGCAGCTGAAAAGGCCTGATCATGCTGATCTACGGTACAAATGCAGAACGTATGCTCGCCTTCTGCAACATTTGAAG AGTCTTGATAACAATTGCATGGGCACTTTGAGGAAGGCATATTGTAGCTCCCTCAACTTGCTTCTTCGTCGTGAG GCTCGTGAATTTGCAAATGAGCTTCGTGCTAGTACAAAGGCAGCAAGAAATCCAACCGTCTGGCTTGAAGGGTCTGGTCAAAATGCGAATGCTGCAGACACTTCTACTGTTTCTGAAGCTTATTCCAAGATGCTTACAATTTTTATCCCACTCCTTGTAGATGAG AGTTCTTTCTTTGCGCACTTTATGTGCTTTGAAGTTCCAGCACTTGTTCCTCCAGGGGGTACTGCTAATGGAGATAAATATGATGACACCAATGACGATGATTTGGGAATCATGGACATTGATGACAATGACAGCAAAGCTG GCAAAAGTTCAGGAGAGCTTGCAGCATTAAATGAATCTCTTCAGGACTTACTTGATGGAATCCAG GAAGACTTCTATGCCGTTGTGGACTGGGCATACAAGATTGATCCCTTACGCTGCATATCAATGCATGGGATTACAGAGCGCTATCTTTCTGGTCAAAAAGCTGATGCAGCAGGTTTTGTACGTCTCTTGCTTGGTGATCTGGAGTCGAGAGTTTCTATGCAGTTCAGTCGC TTTGTTGATGAAGCTTGCCACCAGATTGAAAGAAACGAGCGCAACGTTAGACAAGTGGGTGTCTTATCATACATCCCAAG ATTTGCTACTCTGGCAACACGAATGGAGCAGTACATCCAGGGACAATCTAGGGATTTGGTTGATCAAGCGTACACAAAGTTT GTTAGCATCATGTTTGCGACTTTGGAGAAAATTGCACAAACAGAGCCAAAGTATTCTGATCTTTTTCTATTAGAGAACTATGCTGCGTTTCAGAATAG TTTGTATGACCTAGCAAATGTTGTGCCCACCTTGGCCAAATTTTATCACCAGGCAAGTGAAGCTTATGAACAAGCTTGCACACGCCATATCAGCATGATCATATACAAT CAATTTGAACGGCTTTTCCAGTTTGCTCGAAGAATAGAGGATTTGATGTATACAATCGCACCAGAAGAG ATCCCCTTCCAGCTAGGGTTGTCAAAGATGGATCTGCGGAAGGTGATAAAATCAAGTTTATCCGGG CTTGACAAGTCCATCGCTGGAATGTACAAGAAGTTGCAGAAAAACATGACTTCAGAAGAACTGCTGCCTTCTTTATGGGATAAATGCAAG AAGGAGTTCCTTGACAAGTATGAAGGTTTTGCGCAACTCGTCGCCAAGATTTACCCGACAGAGACCATTCTTAGCGTAACAGAAATGAGAGACCTTTTGGCTTCCATGTAA
- the LOC126603791 gene encoding probable E3 ubiquitin-protein ligase ARI8, translated as MDSTHHSNSFLRDDQTASQQLHYTILKQADISQRQLHEITEVCSTLCVSRAAAIILLRHCNWNTSKLFDKWFEEEDEVQKRLGLFKKTKTSPLVRTSSSDVCSFTCEICFETFVGGDRGISSNFCSHFYCGGCWGGYVSKSINNDGLGCLSLKCPHPSCGAAVGEDMIFLLADIDSDKGKFSRYLVRSYIEESYRKTKIKWCPAPGCDNAVDFVGGNKTNYDVSCLCSYIFCWNCSEEAHSPVKCETVAKWMSKNKDESENMNWILVNTKPCPQCKRPIEKNQGCNHMRCRAPCRFDFCWICLGEWSRSHLCNSYLEEVKSNASEKRKEMAKMSLDRYVHYYERWIANHDSKQKALQDFRLVQAVHLKKLDKKYRQTNPILSFVTEAWQEIIQCRRVLQWSYAYGFYIPENEDGKRPFFEYLQGEAECGLEKFHRCAEVELEEHVNADRSIEDFIKFRARVVQLTVVVRNYFKNLVRAMENDLSEIRSYGDYWSCDLCTYVNDSSATMCVMCSSESPLPAEF; from the coding sequence ATGGATTCTACTCACCACTCCAACAGCTTCCTCAGAGACGATCAAACGGCGTCGCAACAGCTTCACTACACAATCTTGAAACAAGCAGACATCAGCCAGCGCCAACTCCATGAAATCACAGAGGTCTGCTCGACACTTTGCGTGTCCAGAGCCGCCGCGATCATCTTACTCCGACACTGTAATTGGAACACCAGTAAGTTGTTTGACAAGTGGTTTGAGGAGGAAGACGAGGTTCAAAAAAGATTAGGCTtgtttaagaaaacaaaaacaagccCACTTGTTCGAACCTCGTCTTCTGATGTTTGTTCGTTTACTTGTGAAATTTGCTTTGAAACATTTGTTGGTGGTGATCGTGGAATTAGCTCCAATTTTTGTAGCCATTTTTATTGTGGAGGATGTTGGGGAGGGTATGTCAGTAAGTCAATTAACAATGACGGTCTTGGATGCTTGTCGCTGAAATGTCCGCATCCGAGTTGTGGTGCTGCTGTCGGGGAAGATATGATCTTTCTGTTGGCGGACATTGACTCCGATAAGGGTAAGTTTTCGCGGTACCTTGTGAGGTCTTACATTGAAGAGAGTTATCGGAAGACGAAGATAAAATGGTGCCCTGCTCCTGGTTGTGATAATGCTGTAGATTTTGTTGGTGGCAATAAGACTAATTATGATGTTTCCTGCCTTTGTTCGTATAtattttgttggaattgttcCGAAGAAGCTCACAGTCCGGTGAAATGTGAAACTGTGGCCAAGTGGATGTCGAAGAACAAGGATGAGTCCGAAAATATGAATTGGATTCTTGTCAACACCAAGCCTTGTCCACAGTGCAAGCGACCCATCGAAAAAAACCAAGGATGTAACCACATGAGATGCAGGGCACCCTGCAGGTTCGATTTCTGCTGGATATGCCTTGGAGAGTGGAGCCGTAGCCATTTGTGTAATTCTTACCTGGAGGAAGTGAAGAGCAATGCGAGTGAGAAAAGGAAAGAGATGGCAAAGATGTCTTTAGACAGATACGTCCACTATTACGAGCGTTGGATAGCCAACCATGATTCCAAGCAAAAAGCTCTCCAAGATTTTCGGCTTGTGCAAGCTGTCCATCTGAAGAAACTTGATAAGAAGTATCGCCAAACCAATCCGATTCTCAGTTTTGTAACCGAGGCATGGCAAGAGATAATCCAGTGCCGGCGGGTGCTGCAATGGAGCTACGCATACGGGTTCTACATCCCTGAAAATGAGGATGGTAAGAGGCCGTTTTTTGAGTACTTGCAAGGCGAGGCAGAGTGCGGGTTGGAAAAGTTCCATCGATGTGCAGAAGTGGAACTAGAAGAGCATGTCAACGCAGATAGATCCATTGaagatttcatcaaatttcgggCTAGGGTAGTCCAACTGACCGTTGTGGTTAGGAATTACTTCAAGAACTTGGTGCGAGCTATGGAAAATGACCTTTCGGAGATAAGATCGTATGGGGATTATTGGTCTTGTGATCTCTGCACCTATGTCAATGACAGTTCTGCTACCATGTGTGTTATGTGTTCTTCAGAGTCTCCATTGCCTGCtgaattttaa